The Candidatus Edwardsbacteria bacterium genomic interval CTCCAGCTACCCCGATAACTGGTTCGATGCCCGGATGCTGGAGACCGGGCAGTACTTCGGCCTGCGACAGAACTGGAAACTGGTAAGCATCGCCGGGATCCATGTCTACTCCCCGCAATACAAGGCAGCGGCGCTGGGCAATATCGCCACCCTGTCAGAGCACAGAGGCCAGGGTCTGGGGACAGCAGTCACCGCGGCGTTGTGCAAAACCCTTCTAAAGACGGTGGATGTCATCGGGCTCAACGTAAAGGCCGACAATGCCGGGGCCATAAAATGCTACCGGAAGCTGGGCTTCGAGACCTGCGGGGAGTACGGGGAATTCATGGCCCACCGATATTAGCTTGAAAGCATGCAGGTTGTTACTTTCTTATGACTAAGAAAGTAACCAAAGAAGTCTTTACCGCCCAGTTCCGCGGATAGTAAGGCCTACGCCCCGGCACTCATTGAACCAGAACCTGCAGGATGTCCATGACACAATGACTGCTTTATCGGGGCTGAAGTTTGAGCCGCTCCACTTAAAGGCGGTTCCCCGGGTCGCATCAGCGCTGCTGCCTGGCAAAAGCTGCCGTTAAAAATGTTTTGCCTGCGGGTGCCTTGTTTCGTGATCAAGACATTTAGGCGGCTGGTTTTGGGGCTCCAGGGCAGCGGTGCAGCGACAGTTCTCTTTGGAGCTTTCTCTTCAAAGAGAAAGCGGGGGGAAATATGTTAAACTTAAAGAACTTGGCTTCTTCCCTTACCATAAAACAATTTGCCTAAAATCCTGTTAAGGGTTCAATATTTTAAAACTCCCGGCTGATCATGTAATCCGCCCACAGCATCAACAGTTTTTTATATTCGCTGTCGGGCAGGGCCTCCAGGGCGGCCACCGCCTTGCGGACGTATTTCTGGGCCATCTCGGCGGTGTAAGCAATGCTGCCCAGCTCCTGAAACAGCTTGGTGACCTGTTTGATCTGGGCGCCTGTGGCCTTGGGATTATTAAGGGTCTTCAGTATCAGATTTTTTTCTTTGCGGTTGGCCTCGGCCAGGGCGTGATAGACGATCACCGTCCGCTTGCCTTCGCGGATATCCGAGCCCACCGGCTTGCCCAGTTTCTTCTCGTCGGCCAGGATCCCCAGGATATCGTCCTGCAGCTGGAAGGCGATCCCGCAGTTGGAGGTGAACAGGGACATGGCCTCCACATAGGGATGGCGGCTGTTGGGCTGGTCTATCCCGATCATGGCCCCGGCCTTTCCGGCGAACTGGTAAAGGGCCCCGGTCTTCTTCCACAGCATGGCCAGGATCTTTTCTTCGCTTAATGATTCTATCGGCATCTTGGAGTATTGCAGATCCAGGGCCTCGCCCTCGATCAGGTTGCACTGGACGTCCACTTCCAGGTCCAGGATCAGCTGCAGCACTAATATCGGGCTGATGCCTTTCTCCCTTACCAGCTCGGTCAGCAATGAGATGGTCCAGCCTTGCTGCAGATCACCGGCCAGAATGGCCATGGCCTGGCCATAATGCTCCGCCTCCTCGCCCTTCAGGCCAAATTTCTTGATGGCTCTGTTTTTGAGTTCCTCGTGGACAGTGGTCACCCCGCGCCTGGTGCCGTCGCGGTCGATGATGTCGTCATGCACCAGGGTCCAGGTATGGTAGACCTCCACCGCCGCCGCCGCCGGGATGGCCTTCTCCTCATCCCCTCCCACCGCCCCGCAGGCCAACAACAGGACTGCCGGCCGGAGCGATTTGCCGCCGGCCTTGAGGTATTTATGCACCCCGCAATAGATGTCTTCGGGCTGGAATTTTTCCGGCCGGTCTTTTAACTGGAGGTACTGGTAGACCTTTTCCTTGCGGCACTTGACCTCCTCCATCAGCCGGGCCAGGCCGCTTAAGGGTTTGATCTTGGCCGGCGGGGCTTTTTTCACCAGGGCCGGCTTATTGACGGCAATGGTTTTCTTGACGAGTTTTTTCTTGACCGCGGTTATTTTCTTAGCAGGCTTTTTCTTGACTGCAGCGGCTTTCTTGAGGGGTTTCTTCTTGACTGCGGCTGTTTTCTTGACGGATTTTTTCTGGACCATTTAATTCTCCTCCATATCGTGCTCTTCAACTTTCAGCCTGCCCTGGATGTCCCTGGTTATTTTTTTTATTTTATTCTGGGTTTCTTCCAAAGTGGTCTGGCACCTGGCCATCAGTTCCATGCCTTCCTGGTAAAGTGCCAGAGCCTGGTCCAGTTCGATCTCGCCGGATTCCATCTGGTCCACTATCTGCTCGATGCGGGCCAGGGCCTTCTCGAATTTGAAATCGGCATCGGTTCTTGTCTTTTTCATGGTATGGTTTCCTCGACTGTCATTTGAGCTTTGCCGGTATGGAACTCGGCCGTTATCAATTTGCCCTTATCCAGCGCTTTTGCTGATACGACCACCCGCCCGTTCTGATCGCGGCAGATGCTGTATCCCCTCTTGAGCGTATTTTTTGGGTCCAGCGCTTTCAAAGCTATCGCCTGCCCCTGTAGTCTGTTGGTATATGAACTTAACCGATCGTTGATCTTATTGTTCAGCGATGTCCCGGCCCAGTCCAGTTGTTGGGATTTCTGGGACAGCATATCCTGCAGGCGATTCAGTCCATAGCTGCGCTGTATAGATTTCAGCCGGGATCCGGCCTCATCCAGCAGGTCGTTCATGGAGGAAGCTATCCGGCGGGCCGAATCTATAAGGTTCGATTGCACCTCCCGGACATCGGGCACCGCCATCTCGGCCGCCGCCGACGGGGTGGGCGCCCTCAGATCGGCCACCAGATCGGATATGGTGAAGTCCACTTCGTGGCCCACCGCCGAGATCACCGGGATATTGGAGTGGAAGATGGCCCGGGCCAAAATTTCCTCATTGAAGGCCCACAGGTCCTCGGCCGAGCCGCCGCCTCGTCCTACGATAATAAGGTCTATCTTTTGATATTCGTTGAGATCGTCCACCGCCCGGGCGATCTTTTGGGCCGCCCCTATTCCCTGCACCGGCACCGGGCAAAGGATCAGTTCTATTCCCGGCCACCTGCGGCGGGCCACCTTGACCATGTCGCGAATGGCTGCTCCGGTAGGCGAGGTGACTATCCCGATGGTTTTGGGATAGGCCGGCAGTTCCTTTTTGAATTCCTGGTCGAACAGCCCCTCGTCGGCCAGCTTTTTTTTCAGCCGCTCGAAGGCTTGGGCCAGCTCTCCGTATCCCGCCACCTGCAGCTGCTGGACGCTCAATTGATACTGCCCGGCCCGGTCGAAAACGGTGACGTCCCCCTGGACCACTACCTGCATGCCGTCCTGCGGCATCAGCATCATATTCTGAGCGTAGCTACGAAACATCACGCATCGCACCTGGCTGCCGGCGTCCTTCAGCGAAAAATACAGATGCCCGGAGCTGTGGACCGTTAGGTTGGATATCTCGCCCTGCACCCACAGCCGGGGGAAGCTGTTCTCCAGCACCCGCTTGATCTCGCCGGTAAGCTGGGTAACGGACAGGATTATTCTTTTATCTTCGGACATTATGTTTTACAGCACACGGATTGAACGGATTTATACGGATTCACACAGATCATTTCTTACACAAAGCATGCCCTGCCTGCACGCCGCAGGAGTGAGCTGAGACGAAGAGACACCAAGGTCTTCATTATCACTTAAATTGCAAAACAGCGCTATTGTCATTCCTGCGGAAGCAGGAATCCAGAGTGATTTTAAAGAAACACATTGCTTCGTCATTCTGAGTTCTGCTGGAAACCTTTGCGCTCTTTGCGTCTTCATCCCTCGCCTAATTTATTAGGAGAGGGTCGGGGTGAGGTCAGCTCTGCAGTTTTGCCGCCATTACGCAGTTCTTCAGCAACATGGCGATGGTCATCGGGCCCACTCCGCCGGGAACCGGAGAGATGAAAGCCGCCACTTTGGAGGCCGATTCGAAGGCCACATCGCCCACCAGGCTGTAGCCCGATTTTTTGGAAGCATCCGGTATGCGGTTGGTGCCCACGTCTATCACCGTGCAGTTACTGTTGAGCATCTCCCCGGTGATCAGGCCCGGGCTGCCGGCCGCGGCGATGACGATATCGGCCTGCTTGGTGTAATAGGCCAGCCCCTTGGTCCCGGTATGGCAGACGGTGACCGTGGCGTTGCCGCGTTCCGATTTTTGGGCCAGCATGTTGGCCAGGGGCTTGCCCACGATGTTGGAGCGGCCCACTATCACCACATATTGCCCTGATATCTTGATGTTATATCGTACCAGCAGTTCTATCACCCCGGCCGGGGTGGCCGGCAGAAAGCGCGGCCGGCCCAGCATTAAAAGTCCCACGTTCTGGGGATGGAAGCAATCCACGTCCTTTAAGGGGTGGATAGACTCGAAGGCTTTTTCCTCGGACAGCCCCTTGGGCACCGGGGATTGCACCAAAATGCCGTGGACGTCCTTATCATTGTTGAGTTTTTCCACCTGGGCCAGCAGTTGCCCCTGTGTGGTGTTCTCCAGCATTTCGATGACGGTGGATTTGATGCCGGCCTCTTCGCAGGCCTTGTGCTTGTTGCGGACATACACCTGCGACCCGGGATCGGACCCAACTATGATCACTGCCAAATGCGGAATTGTCCCCTGTCCTCTGAGAACTGTTACCTCGTCAGCTACTTCCTGCCGTATCTCGGCAGATATTTTTTTACCGTCT includes:
- a CDS encoding polyprenyl synthetase family protein, translating into MVQKKSVKKTAAVKKKPLKKAAAVKKKPAKKITAVKKKLVKKTIAVNKPALVKKAPPAKIKPLSGLARLMEEVKCRKEKVYQYLQLKDRPEKFQPEDIYCGVHKYLKAGGKSLRPAVLLLACGAVGGDEEKAIPAAAAVEVYHTWTLVHDDIIDRDGTRRGVTTVHEELKNRAIKKFGLKGEEAEHYGQAMAILAGDLQQGWTISLLTELVREKGISPILVLQLILDLEVDVQCNLIEGEALDLQYSKMPIESLSEEKILAMLWKKTGALYQFAGKAGAMIGIDQPNSRHPYVEAMSLFTSNCGIAFQLQDDILGILADEKKLGKPVGSDIREGKRTVIVYHALAEANRKEKNLILKTLNNPKATGAQIKQVTKLFQELGSIAYTAEMAQKYVRKAVAALEALPDSEYKKLLMLWADYMISREF
- a CDS encoding bifunctional 5,10-methylenetetrahydrofolate dehydrogenase/5,10-methenyltetrahydrofolate cyclohydrolase; translated protein: MVNLIDGKKISAEIRQEVADEVTVLRGQGTIPHLAVIIVGSDPGSQVYVRNKHKACEEAGIKSTVIEMLENTTQGQLLAQVEKLNNDKDVHGILVQSPVPKGLSEEKAFESIHPLKDVDCFHPQNVGLLMLGRPRFLPATPAGVIELLVRYNIKISGQYVVIVGRSNIVGKPLANMLAQKSERGNATVTVCHTGTKGLAYYTKQADIVIAAAGSPGLITGEMLNSNCTVIDVGTNRIPDASKKSGYSLVGDVAFESASKVAAFISPVPGGVGPMTIAMLLKNCVMAAKLQS
- a CDS encoding exodeoxyribonuclease VII large subunit, with the protein product MSEDKRIILSVTQLTGEIKRVLENSFPRLWVQGEISNLTVHSSGHLYFSLKDAGSQVRCVMFRSYAQNMMLMPQDGMQVVVQGDVTVFDRAGQYQLSVQQLQVAGYGELAQAFERLKKKLADEGLFDQEFKKELPAYPKTIGIVTSPTGAAIRDMVKVARRRWPGIELILCPVPVQGIGAAQKIARAVDDLNEYQKIDLIIVGRGGGSAEDLWAFNEEILARAIFHSNIPVISAVGHEVDFTISDLVADLRAPTPSAAAEMAVPDVREVQSNLIDSARRIASSMNDLLDEAGSRLKSIQRSYGLNRLQDMLSQKSQQLDWAGTSLNNKINDRLSSYTNRLQGQAIALKALDPKNTLKRGYSICRDQNGRVVVSAKALDKGKLITAEFHTGKAQMTVEETIP
- the xseB gene encoding exodeoxyribonuclease VII small subunit, producing the protein MKKTRTDADFKFEKALARIEQIVDQMESGEIELDQALALYQEGMELMARCQTTLEETQNKIKKITRDIQGRLKVEEHDMEEN